The Hypanus sabinus isolate sHypSab1 chromosome 5, sHypSab1.hap1, whole genome shotgun sequence genome has a segment encoding these proteins:
- the LOC132394790 gene encoding probable G-protein coupled receptor 139, whose translation MTLCFVFPPANVLTAAILHRGKCGLSRGITRYMVAMAISDLFVIFFHVLLRGIYIYYSPNSFLSLSTVCPTFVYLRIVVLDYSVWLTVSFTFDRFVSICCPKLRLRYCTDRTAAMVIVSLCALSCLKYIPFHFLYKPLLRINNVNWGCHTRADYFTSVWWVAFSWMCNTSLSLLPFALILLLNGLTVRNIIAAGRVRRRIKGGGCKDIETENRRKSIVLLFTVSGTAIILWTTGAVTFICTRVTINFVGKDLTSPSAVANEVGVLLIGISSCANTCIYAMTQSKFRQELKSGIKSLMPCIIKPMKLARECA comes from the coding sequence ATGACACTGTGCTTTGTGTTTCCACCAGCCAACGTGCTGACGGCTGCGATACTACACcgcggaaagtgcggtctctcccgAGGAATCACCCGTTACATGGTGGCTATGGCGATCTCCGACTTGTTCGTGATCTTCTTTCACGTGCTGCTCCGAGGGATCTACATCTACTATTCCCCTAACTCCTTCCTGTCCCTCAGCACAGTGTGCCCGACCTTTGTATATCTACGGATTGTCGTCCTGGACTATTCCGTCTGGTTAACTGtctctttcacctttgaccgtTTTGTCAGCATTTGCTGTCCGAAACTGAGACTCCGATATTGCACGGACAGGACGGCCGCCATGGTTATTGTGTCCTTATGCGCGCTGAGCTGCTTAAAGTACATACCCTTTCACTTCCTCTATAAGCCTCTCTTGAGGATAAATAATGTGAACTGGGGTTGCCATACTAGAGCCGACTACTTTACATCCGTCTGGTGGGTGGCATTTTCCTGGATGTGTAACACATCTCTCTCTTTACTTCCTTTCGCTCTGATCCTGCTCCTAAACGGACTGACCGTCAGGAACATCATAGCGGCCGGCAGGGTCCGACGGCGCATCAAGGGAGGAGGCTGTAAGGACATTGAAACGGAGAATCGGCGCAAGTCCATTGTCTTACTCTTCACCGTTTCCGGGACTGCCATAATCCTCTGGACAACAGGAGCTGTGACTTTCATCTGTACTCGAGTCACAATCAATTTTGTGGGTAAGGATCTCACAAGCCCGTCAGCCGTCGCCAATGAGGTTGGGGTCTTGCTCATTGGAATCAGCTCATGTGCCAATACGTGCATCTACGCAATGACCCAAAGCAAGTTCAGACAGGAGTTGAAGAGCGGAATTAAAAGTCTAATGCCATGTATTATCAAACCCATGAAACTAGCTCGGGAATGTGCCTAG